TTGCAATCTAGCACCATATAACTTCTTTTTAACTATTATATACAAGTAGCTGTAGATGGCATATATGCCGTACATGCATACAACACTGTTGTTTTAGAATACaaaccctttttctttttctttttttttacaaaagaagaGCTGCAACATATCATTAATGATTGGAACAGTAATACAAGtactaaaatcatcataattgtGAAGGGTAACAAAATATAGAACACCCCCCTACCCCCACTAAGGTATGACAAATTACAAGAGTTTCTTTTAATTGCGAGACGCTTTTGTTGATAATCGTCTCCCGGATCTCGTATTGGTGTATTATCAAGTCATTCGTTTTAGTAGTTACTTTAGTCTTCCACACCAACTGCATTGAATTAGTGTGTGAACACTCACGTCGTAGACTAGACCTCTTCCGTTCTACACGTTCAAATGCTGCTGCTATTGCTCCTCTGCCTCCAAATTTGGAACCACAGCCAGCAGCTCAGGTCTAAATATTCATGTGGCTTGCAAGGGGGTACTTGATCCACTAAAAGGTATTAAATCTAGGAGAGGGTTCGGAAAACACTCATAATACAAACAAACAAGCTCGTACAACTGCTGGATTCTGTTTTGAATTCTGTTTTGTATATAGGTACAAACAAGTTCATCCAAATCGAGCGAGCTCtaggagagaaaaaaagtaTATAGGACCTAAAAGTTTATTGAAttctgttttgttttccttATTAATTGAGCAGAATAATGTATATGTTTCAATAGTTAGTTTATATGTGGAAAATCAATGTAAAAGTGTTGAGCATAGGGCTGTGACAAATTCAAGCCATGCTCGTACAACTGCTGCATTTTTTGTAGCTCATTCGGATGATTGTAACGTCGAGCCAGCACAAGCTATCACTGATGAACATAATCCACCAATTTTCAAGTCCTTCAAATACAAGGATTTCAACTCTCACTACTTTAACAAATATGCTGACACAGACGTGGTGCTGAAATCAGTTCAAAAACACATACACATAAACTGATTTCAAAATTCTACCAAAATCAAGTTCAAAAACACATACAAATAATCTGATTTCAAAATTTTTCCCAAAATTCAGTTAAAAACACACGCACATAAACTGATTCCAAAATTCTACCAAAATCCAATTCAAAAACACATACACATGAACTGATTTCAAAATTTTCCCAAAATCTAGTTCAAAAACACATCTACGTATACTAATTTCAAGAATAACAACACTATACCTAATTACCACATTCatatcaaaaattaaaacaaagagaACGAAAATTACTCACAGCGATTGAAAATGATCCAGAGCGAGTTCGAAGATCGGCGGTCCGACGGTCGATGAAGGCGACGATTGAGATTGATACAGTTTGAACAAAATCGATACAGATtgatgttgtgtttgttttgacGGCAGAATGCACGCGCGTTTCAGCTTAAGCTTGAATATATAGCTTTTCAATATCACGTCCAAATTGCACGCAGAATCGATTGTGAGCTTGAGAACGATTAAGAGCAAAATCGATTTGAAGATCCCTAAATCAATTTGAACAAAATACGAACAACAAAATCGATTTGAAAATCGATACAGTAGGGAATCGATTCAGAGCTTGATGAGGTTTGTGAGGTGAGATTGATCAATGGAGTTTCTAGGTTTGTGAGGGAATCGATATAGCTTAAGTTTGTGAGGTTTGAGATCAATGGAGTTTGTGAGATTTTAGATTGATGAAGAAAAAGCCATTTTGAGATTGATGAGCGTGTGAGTGTGAATGGTACGGTACgtgtttgtgaaaaaaaaatctcactctatttgtaaaaaatataacaataataattatataataatataatagaaataataaaataaataaaatggttttaGTGACAGTTTTTCATATGTCCGTTGGTAAAAACTACCCGCTTTAAAAAATGGCTGTAGGGACAGGGTACTTTTCTTGTAGTGTCTGCTTCAAAACCTAAACCTGTCCACCATTTAGGCTCTGATGCAAAGTGGTATTTTCCTTCTCACAATGCAAACTTGACATTCTATTGGTCACCATTTCTTGTGAAGGGTGATCAAAGAAAAAATGATGGGCCACAATATAATACAATATATTTGGATCATGTAAATGAAATGTGGGCAAGGGATATGGATAAAATGGACTTGATTGTTTTGTCATTTGGTCATTGGTTTTTGGACATTCCTTCAATTTACTATGAAGGTGATTCAGTTATAGGTTGTTTTAGATGTcaagaatttaaatttaattatagtGATATTGGATTTTATATTCCAATGAGAAAGGCTTTAAGGACTACCCTTAATAGCATAATTGAGAGGAAAATGGTTAAAGGGAATAAAATTGATGTGATTGTGAGAACATACTCACCTACTCATTTTGAAGGTGGTTGGGATAAGGGTGGTACTTGTTCAAAGAGAGAGCCATATGGAAATGAGGAGAAGAAACTTGAAGGAATGGATGCTAAGATAAGAAGTGTTGAGATAGAGGAAGTGGAAAATGCTAGGGCAAAAGCTAAACAATTTGGATTAAATTTAGAGGTGCTTGATATAACAAAATTGGCATTGTTGAGACCAGATGGTCATGCTGGTGCTTATATGAATCCTTTTCCATTTGCAAATGGAGTTCCAAAATATGTACAAAATGATTGTGTTCATTGGTGCTTGCCAGGACCTATAGATACTTGGAATGAGATTTTGTtggagatgatgaagaagaaatctGGATCATCGAGGAGATGATCCGGATACGTAAAGAAGGGGGAAAACGATTAGAATATCTTATGTGTTAATGTGTATACTTGTGAATGATTAGTCGATGATTGTATACGATAAAAGTACATTATTGACTGTGTCTTTCATTCATTTCATCAATGATTTATGTATACACAAAATAATCTTCAATTTGATTCTCATGATAATGCATTTATctcatataaaattataaaaaatataaacaatctTAATAGAAATTGAAATACTACTACTTCCTTAAAATCAAAATCCCCATTGAATGATGCTTCACGATGAAAAATTAGTATGATGATGAAATTAAGAATATTCTTGTTTCTGTGAGAGAACTTCCATTATTATTGTGCAGAacacatgtgtattttttattccTAACTTTATTCTTATCAAAAAGtctaaaatattgtattttaaaaagttagttaaactcttctttttctttgattatTTTGACTTGAacaacactttttatttttttttacaaaacatgGATCACATGATACCATGCAgttgcttttatttatttattactgatttttttttaaggaatctatTATTGATTACTATTGTGTGCGGATTGTAAAGATaagaaaacatatattttttttattctaaaagaGTGGGCTATTTCATGAGTTTGGGTCCCCTCTTTCATTCAAATTGAATGGTTCAACGAACATTagtttcaaaaaaattcttaaatatgTAATTCATAAAGAGTAGTGATACATAGACCACCTTAGATGGCATGTACCACTTATACACTCATACACAATTGTGACATGTGTCCATGTGGTCCCCACATACACAAGAAACTCACATTCACACACTCTCACATGGGAGTGGTACATAGTGTGTATGCAGAAAAGGGTGTTCATGAAACATTATCCTTTATAAACATGGCAACACATTGATGTATCGATGTAGCACCCTCATCAATGTCCTCACAAAAGCTTCAAATTGCGACATTACTAAAGGGTTGCAATGGTAAAAAATAGGTCAACAATCATAATCTGAGGTTAAATCAAATCTCATCTCATAAGTATAGAACTCTTAAAGCATTTTCATCATATTCCCTACACCGAGCACAACTATGggataaaatactttttttgttataaGCTTTGTTCTAGTTGGTAAGCAGTCTCTTAGCATGCACCATATAAAATTCTTCACAATAAGGTGGCTTCCACATTCCAAACTATGGACCAATCACTATATAAGGCAGAATTATTCATCAAATTATTTAAACTTGAACgaatttatctaaaataaaattatgaaaatttattttatatatatatatatatatatatatatatatatatatatatatatatatatgctaatataatattgtaaataggTCAATATTGCAAAATATGACTTAATTACAAAGGAAAAATTATACCAAGCTACCATAATAAACGTTATGCTCAACTtagcatcaaaatacaaaaattaaggCACAAAATCTTAAGTTTCTTAATTCTCTAAGCCATCCAAAAAAGAAAGTTTctaaagttgttaataaaactatccaaaaaataaacaagttaatttcttcaaaagttcAATCCTTCGAAAGAATAAAGTAAAGGAAGAATAAAGCATGAACTCTATGTTGTAAGTTACTAAGTACGGTACCTTTTGAAGCTCTATTGTTTTGCTGAAATTTGAAAAGATGTCTTCCACCATCACTGAACACAAACACCACCACCGCAATCCTAATCGGCGTCACTATCTCTGTATGttttttagaagaagaaaagaagcgTTGCACGCTCATAACACTTTGATATTGGGTTGGGCTTTAAAAATGAATtggattttaattgaaaatcggacaaaaaaaaaactgttttttttaagataaactcGCAAACTTAGACGAATTTACCCGATTTTACTGATTTAAAGCtgtgttaactcagtcaaactcgGTCAACTTTCcgattttaccaaaaaaaaagagtttatcTCCGAGTTTACACGATTTTGacacctaaaaacgtaaactctTTTAACACTCCATTTGCAAAACCTTGGTCACAATTGATCAGATACGTGAGTGGTAATGAAAGAGACTCATTCGGCTTACAAGACCATATACGGACCCACACATTTATAATACTAGTAAAGGCTAGTGCAAGATTGCACGGATGCATGATAAATGATAAATTTGTGAAATTCTATAACATATTATTTTCAGAAAGTTTTCAGTAAAATACTATTGGGAAAAATccaagtctcacatcggatagataagactcttgagaagagtataTTTAAGAGGATGCAATCCTCACTttacaagctggttttgtaaggatgaattagaccccaaatttcaatatggtatcagagcttgtcgaGTTCAAGCTAAACatattcacgcaccaagcccaaagagtgctTGGCGTGaggggtgtattgggaaaaacccaagtcctatatcggatagataagactcttgagaaggGTATATtaagaggaggcaatcctcaccttacaagccggttttgtaatgATGAGTTAGACccaaaatttcaacaaatacACACCTGTCATTCTTCCATTGAAATctccaaattaaaaaatattctcttttatttataatgCAATATACATCACATGAATGAGtgcaatatttaaataaaagaaagttaTAATAAGTATAAATGACAAATGCATCACCCTTCTCTATGTGGATGTTACTCCCACCTCTTCATCATCTCTACAAAAATCTCATTCCAAGTATCTATAGGTCCTGGCAAGCACCAATGAACACAATCATTTTGTACATATTTTGGAACTCCATTTGCAAATGGAAAAGGATTCATGTAAGGACCTGGATGACCATCTGGTCTCAATAATGCCAATTTAGTTACATCCAACACCTCAATTCTAATACCTTCAAATTTATTAGCTTTTGTCTTGGCACTTTCCACTTCTTCTATCTCAATCCTTCTAATCTCACCATCCATTCCTCCAACTATCTTCTCCTCTTTTCTATAAGGCTTAGTCTTTGAACAAGTACCAGCCTTATCCCAATCACCTTCAAAATGAGCAGGTGAAAATGTTTTAACAATCACATCTATTCTATTTCCTTTAGCAACTTTCCTCTCAATTATACTATTAAGGGTAGTCCTCAAAGCCTTTCTTAATGgaacataaaaatcaatttgagtATGATTAAACTCAGGACAATTCAAGCTACCAAGAACTAAATCACTCTCATAGTAAATTGAAGGAAGCAAAAACCAATGGCCAGTTGATACAACAATCATGTCCATTTGATCAATATCCTTTGCCCACCTCTCATTGACAAGATCCAAAAACATTGTATTATAATAATTCCCTTCATTTGATCTTTCAACACCATGCACTAGAAATGGGGACCAATACAAAGAAAAGGTAGCATTATGAGAAGGAAAGTGCCACTTACGAAATTTATTGGACTTGCCATCTTGGTAAACAAGGTTAGGTGTTGAAGTAGTCGATAACATGCAAAGAAGTGACTCTAATTGGTTCCTAGCCAAAGAATCTCCAACAAAAGCTATATGTTTGTTCTTAATGAGATTGAGGAAAGTGTTTGGTTCAAACCTTGGTAGATTACACTCACTTGGCTTCCATCTCCAATAAAGATAACCTAAATCAGGTCTACCATTTGTGATGCATCTCTCACTTTCTTTGATTGTACCACATGTGGTGACATTGTATAAAGGGCCTCTCATGTCACTAACCCAATCTCCATTTGAATAGTCACATGATTTCTCATGATCATAAACCTTGTTCTTccctacaaaaaatatattacataaaAATTAGTAAACTAAGAAGTCCTTAATTAGTATAACAAATTGCTAGTTAGAGTTCATGACAATCTCAACTAGCATGATATTTAAAAGAACTAATTAATTATGCATGCATATTTACCTACAAAAGAAGTTGAAGGAGGAGAAGAGTAAGTAGATGAATAGTGGTAGGTGGAAATGGTGGTAGAATGAAGAAGCTTAGTTGGTGCAAAAGGAGTAAGGGACAAAAGGATCAAGTATATACAAAGAAGGGATATGGGAAGCAATGAATAAAgagttaaatgaaaaaatttcttATTGAAGGAGGAAAGATTATCATTGAAGGGGTTTGTGCTTCCCATTTTCAAACCCTTTCTAAGCTTTCTTTCATGCCTCTAATCACTGTTTTATGGTGTTGTCGGCAAGAAAAACTGAGTCTTTATGAGAGAGCCATGTTAGGAAGAGAAAGGACACCTATTGATTTTTTGTCTCGacacttttttttatgtctctcattttctttcaactttattTTACTATCTCTTTCTTCCATGATTGTTGGATCTTGTTGTAtctcttaaaattttataataaaaacgTGAGCCATAAATTAtgttttggtattttttatttttttttaccatgagTAATGCTTTTGGATTATCTACAATTTATAAAATCGTGAGTCATAGATTATGCTTTTTTATAGGAAACTTTTTAAGAACTATGAagtattggttaaaaaaatgaagtattCTTTATTTAGCATCATTGTTATAAGATTATTCGGCATCGTAAAGATAATGATTAGTATATTTGATAATTTAAGCTAATGATTAGTATAATCTCTTTTTGGTATTGGCTTAAACATAAGAGACTAAAATCACTTGCATATGATGTTTTGAATCTCTTCTAATTTAACTAAAGATTTAAATTTCAATTcagttttaatttaaatttacaaCATCGTTAaaacttttgaagaaaaaaaattgtattgtctactattttttgtttcaataatATTGTCTATTATGATTAAACGTGACATTAAAAAATAGTCTATATAATTACACGTAAAGAACatatatgttaaaaataatCGAAAACTACTATTCAATTATTGTCCTCTCTCATGATTTAATGCATTAATGACACGATGACAAGATCTGCAAgttcaaaaagaaaaggaagacaatgtctttatatatatatatatgaaacgTGGATTAATTATGAGAAAATATGAttcattttttctattcattttctATGATTGGGTTGGCCTTGCCCCTATGCTgtctttttccttttcacttTAGAAAAAGAGATTTgctgttgttttttttttttacaaaaaataactatGTAAAATATAGGATTCTCCTATCCTAAAAACACGtattaaagaatttaaaaataaaaattttatattacaaaaagtaatttatattttaaaaatacgaaATTACAATATATTGTTTATTAGCTTGTGTCCTCAGAACACATTAGCATTCTTCTACAATAAAATTTGAACACATGATCTtaatatgaaattatataaaTGGTTTATTCATAAAGAAGTCTAAAAATACAGCTAGTTAATTGTTTAGCTGAATTTACGAGAGATCTGTACAGtaagttttatattttaaaggtttctaaagttatcataaaaacatatattatagtATGGTCATAAGatcaaataaatagtttttaaacacatataaaaaatattatttttaaaatatttaatcattttttt
Above is a genomic segment from Medicago truncatula cultivar Jemalong A17 chromosome 5, MtrunA17r5.0-ANR, whole genome shotgun sequence containing:
- the LOC11412341 gene encoding protein ALTERED XYLOGLUCAN 4; protein product: MWARDMDKMDLIVLSFGHWFLDIPSIYYEGDSVIGCFRCQEFKFNYSDIGFYIPMRKALRTTLNSIIERKMVKGNKIDVIVRTYSPTHFEGGWDKGGTCSKREPYGNEEKKLEGMDAKIRSVEIEEVENARAKAKQFGLNLEVLDITKLALLRPDGHAGAYMNPFPFANGVPKYVQNDCVHWCLPGPIDTWNEILLEMMKKKSGSSRR
- the LOC11412840 gene encoding protein ALTERED XYLOGLUCAN 4, whose translation is MGSTNPFNDNLSSFNKKFFHLTLYSLLPISLLCIYLILLSLTPFAPTKLLHSTTISTYHYSSTYSSPPSTSFVGKNKVYDHEKSCDYSNGDWVSDMRGPLYNVTTCGTIKESERCITNGRPDLGYLYWRWKPSECNLPRFEPNTFLNLIKNKHIAFVGDSLARNQLESLLCMLSTTSTPNLVYQDGKSNKFRKWHFPSHNATFSLYWSPFLVHGVERSNEGNYYNTMFLDLVNERWAKDIDQMDMIVVSTGHWFLLPSIYYESDLVLGSLNCPEFNHTQIDFYVPLRKALRTTLNSIIERKVAKGNRIDVIVKTFSPAHFEGDWDKAGTCSKTKPYRKEEKIVGGMDGEIRRIEIEEVESAKTKANKFEGIRIEVLDVTKLALLRPDGHPGPYMNPFPFANGVPKYVQNDCVHWCLPGPIDTWNEIFVEMMKRWE